The Rhododendron vialii isolate Sample 1 chromosome 5a, ASM3025357v1 genome contains a region encoding:
- the LOC131327559 gene encoding uncharacterized protein LOC131327559: MAPYDALYGRRCRTPVCCSEVGERWLSKLELVQVTVDKIKVVHDHLKIAQSRQKSYADKRRRDLEFAVGDWVFLRVSPWKGVMRFKKKGKLSPRYIGPYEIIEQIGSTAYCLALPPELSRLHDVFHVSMLRKYIADPSHVLTSEPTELKEDLTYVEQPVEILDRRDQVLRNKTIPLMKVLWRSRAIEEATWETKESMRAQYPHLFSEGNSSSLLLIDQLICLVIEMGCSWAFLFGKKGHMIV; this comes from the exons ATGGCACCCTATGACGCTTTATATGGTCGGAGGTGTAGAACTCCTGTATGTTGCAGTGAAGTTGGAGAAAGGTGGTTGTCGAAACTAGAGTTGGTTCAAGTAACTGTCGATAAAATTAAAGTGGTTCATGATCACTTGAAAATTGCACAAAGTCGCCAGAAAAGTTATGCAGATAAGCGGAGGAGAGACTTAGAATTCGCAGTGGGTGATTGGGTGTTTCTTCGAGTATCACCATGGAAAGGGGTTATGAGGTTCAAAAAGAAAGGCAAGTTGAGTCCACGATATATTGGGCCGTATGAGATCATTGAGCAGATTGGGTCTACGGCGTATTGCTTGGCATTGCCACCGGAGTTGAGCCGACTCCATGATGTATTTCATGTTTCCATGTTACGAAAGTATATTGCGGATCCATCTCATGTGTTGACTTCTGAGCCGACAGAGCTAAAAGAGGATCTAACTTATGTAGAGCAGCCGGTGGAAATTTTAGATCGTAGAGATCAAGTTTTGCGCAATAAGACTATACCATTGATGAAAGTCTTGTGGAGGAGTCGCGCAATCGAGGAGGCTACTTGGGAGACTAAGGAAAGTATGAGAGCTCAATACCCACATCTATTTTCTGAAG GTAACTCTTCATCTCTTTTGCTTATTGATCAGTTAATATGTCTTGTAATTGAGATGGGTTGTTCTTGGGCGTTTTTATTTGGAAAGAAAGGCCAT ATGATAGTTTAA
- the LOC131327560 gene encoding uncharacterized protein LOC131327560, which produces MGCDNKRRRIPYCQLSQEEKDRINARRRALYAEKNPKERIGFSQLRYKNKYITLPGSSVIPSSSRHHDECMLDDISIGGEVCLYPITIPVELQQLYSGLRADSSHFLQAQGQIYHFIDSLYPSEEMPLYLQLYFYDTQKEIQLRKGDKDKLQPHIISGLINTLRANPYSQFFRSLSDLPNIDECQIILKTNPRAEDSTTLPPTVSQVAAIWIEDEGATQLQERDIIVRKQEDGHSQKISYYYGCYDPLQYPLLFPSGEPGWHQGIKKVKASNTMKFCSGQGKVLPNQSATAEELIDMYVKIETSRLDYFRNKQEEIRADLYQGIVDSISQGESDPSKIGKRIVLPGSFIGGPRDMRKRYLNAMTLVERYGQPDLFLTMTCNPNWQEIKNEMKPHKEAQNRPDLLSRVFRSKLEHLQKEIVKNQLFGPIAAYTFVVEFQKRGLPHVHMLLILKKLFKLNIVAKIDAFISAEIPDKEKYPYLYAMVLKHMMHGPYGELDITKVCMQKGKCKNNYPRSFCAETTIDADGYPIYKRQATGEQVQIRGHMLDNRWVVPYNPYLLATFDYHINVEVCFNIKAVKHLHKYIYKGHDKIIYRLATSKFPENIDEIQQFQTARWILPPEAV; this is translated from the exons ATGGGGTGTGACAACAAGCGTCGAAGAATTCCATATTGTCAGTTATCACAAGAAGAAAAGGACAGAATAAATGCCCGAAGGAGAGCTTTATATGCCGAAAAAAATCCCAAAGAGAGAATAGGCTTTTCCCAGTTGAGATACAAGAACAA GTATATTACGCTTCCTG GTTCTTCTGTTATACCATCAAGTTCAAGACACCATGATGAAT GTATGCTCGATGACATCTCCATAG GAGGTGAGGTTTGCCTTTACCCAATTACTATTCCAGTCGAGCTTCAACAGTTATATTCTGGTTTAAGGGCAGACTCATCCCACTTCCTCCA AGCACAAGGACAGATCTATCATTTCATTGATAGTCTTTATCCTTCTGAGGAAATGCCATTGTATCTCCAGCTATATTTCTATGATACACAAAAAGAAATACAACTTAGAAAAGGTGATAAAGATAAATTGCAGCCACATATTATCTCAGGTCTGATTAATACGTTAAGGGCTAATCCATATTCTCAGTTTTTCCGGAGTCTTTCTGATTTGCCAAATATCGATGAATGTCAAATTATATTAAAAACAAATCCTAGAGCAGAAGACTCCACTACTTTACCACCGACTGTATCGCAAGTAGCTGCTATCTGGATAGAGGATGAAGGTGCCACACAATTACAAGAACGTGACATAATTGTTCGCAAACAAGAAGATGGTCATAGTCAGAAAATCAGTTATTACTATGGCTGTTATGATCCTCTCCAGTATCCACTTCTGTTCCCATCTGGTGAGCCCGGATGGCATCAAGGAATCAAGAAAGTTAAGGCATCAAATACCATGAAATTTTGCTCAGGGCAAGGCAAAGTACTGCCAAACCAATCAGCAACAGCAGAGGAGTTAATAGATATGTATGTTAAAATTGAGACATCAAGGTTGGATTATTTCAGAAATAAACAAGAGGAGATTCGAGCCGATTTATATCAAGGAATTGTTGATAGCATTAGTCAAGGGGAATCTGATCCTTCTAAGATAGGCAAACGAATTGTGCTCCCAGGTTCATTCATAGGAGGACCAAGGGACATGCGCAAGCGGTACCTAAATGCAATGACTTTAGTAGAAAGGTACGGCCAACCTGATCTCTTTCTTACAATGACATGCAATCCAAATTGGCAAGAGATTAAGAATGAAATGAAGCCACATAAAGAAGCTCAAAACAGACCTGACTTACTATCAAGAGTGTTCAGGAGTAAATTGGAACATTTGCAAAAAGAGATAGTAAAGAATCAGCTGTTTGGTCCTATTGCTGCATATACATTTGTAGTTGAATTTCAAAAGAGAGGTCTTCCACATGTTCATATGCTGCTGATACTGAAAAAGCTGTTCAAGCTCAACATAGTTGCGAAGATTGATGCATTCATCTCAGCTGAAATACCAGATAAAGAGAAGTACCCATATTTATATGCGATGGTTCTAAAGCATATGATGCATGGGCCGTATGGAGAGCTAGATATCACTAAGGTCTGCATGCAGAAAGGGAAGTGTAAGAACAACTATCCAAGAAGCTTCTGTGCAGAAACAACTATTGATGCAGATGGTTATCCAATATATAAAAGGCAAGCAACTGGTGAACAAGTTCAGATTCGAGGCCATATGCTTGATAATAGGTGGGTTGTTCCGTACAATCCTTATTTATTGGCTACATTTGACTATCATATTAATGTCGAGGTTTGCTTTAATATTAAAGCAGTCAAACATCTACACAAATACATATATAAGGGGCACGACAAGATTATTTACCGCCTAGCTACTTCAAAATTCCCAGAGAACATTGATGAGATCCAGCAATTTCAAACCGCAAGATGGATATTGCCACCTGAAGCAGTTTAG
- the LOC131327562 gene encoding uncharacterized protein LOC131327562, with protein sequence MSPAVISLQLHLEGCQLIPLKKDSNLQNIVDNEFLSRTMLTQFFWMNAHNDKAKVLKLLYKDFPQHFVWNSPSRSWTERKQQELVGRIITANPSEVNPLELFFKFEDDMVEDYISLSQLVTSDSTKKATPREVEDEINIPISEDDLKSPDVLNDEQLIAYNNILDAAFHKKPKCFFIDGPGGTGKTFLYRALLAAVRSQHQIALATASSGVAASILPNGRTAHSRFKIPVSCEGKLCCSISKQSGLATLIKETTLIIWDEASMAKKESIEALDYLLRDLIDNDTLFGGKVVVLGGDFRQVLPVIPKGTRHDCINASIVRSYIWQSLIKFKLTQNMRARIDPAFSAYILRIENGLEKENEAREIKLPTSLVIQPTSTIPSLDQLIQFVFPSFHIDTLNPLSLTDSTILTPKNEAVDEINEIMLSKFPGKEHTYLRFDETTDPTQQGLYIDFLNSITPPGMPCHCLRLKENSPILLLRNINPSQGLCNGTRLICKEFTSHLITAQIAVGERKGTTVFIPRIPLRPNDIQHYPVPFTCRQFQVQMAPSILPLSNVNLTTSNYVVQAMVIEKNIPRMSTSSNSQYQRIILQDKELPDLHPTDLAYLTCYICSSSYHTNGSK encoded by the exons ATGTCGCCAGCTGTTATCAGTTTGCAATTGCACTTGGAGGGCTGTCAGTTGATACCACTAAAAAAAGACTCAAATCTACAGAATATCGTAGATAATGAGTTCTTATCCAGAACAATGCTTACTCAATTTTTCTGGATGAATGCTCACAACGACAAAGCAAAAGTATTGAAATTACTATACAAAGATTTCCCCCAGCACTTCGTGTGGAACAGCCCATCAAGATCATGGACAGAGCGAAAACAGCAAGAACTTGTTGGCCGAATCATCACAGCAAATCCTAGCGAAG TGAATCCATTGGAGTtattcttcaaatttgaagacGATATGGTTGAAGACTATATCTCT TTATCTCAGCTTGTTACTTCGGATTCAACAAAGAAAGCAACACCAAGGGAAGTAGAAGATGAAATAAACATTCCTATATCAGAAGATGATCTGAAAAGCCCAGACGTATTAAATGATGAGCAGTTAATTGCCTACAATAACATATTGGATGCTGCTTTTCATAAGAAGCCCAAATGTTTCTTCATTGATGGGCCCGGAGGTACTGGGAAGACATTTCTTTATCGAGCTCTACTTGCAGCAGTTCGTTCGCAGCATCAGATTGCATTGGCAACAGCCAGCTCTGGAGTTGCTGCATCAATTCTGCCAAATGGAAGAACTGCGCATTCCCGCTTCAAAATTCCAGTTAGTTGTGAAGGCAAACTGTGCTGTAGCATATCAAAGCAATCTGGCTTAGCTACTCTCATAAAGGAAACTACACTTATTATTTGGGATGAAGCATCAATGGCAAAAAAGGAATCAATTGAAGCTTTAGATTACCTGCTACGAGATCTTATAGATAACGACACATTATTTGGAGGAAAAGTTGTGGTTCTAGGAGGCGATTTTAGGCAAGTATTACCTGTCATTCCAAAAGGAACTAGGCATGATTGCATTAATGCAAGTATAGTGAGATCATACATATGGCAATCACTGATCAAGTTCAAGCTCACACAAAACATGCGTGCAAGGATTGATCCAGCATTTAGTGCATACATTCTGCGAATCGAAAATGGtctagaaaaggaaaatgaagccAGAGAAATCAAACTGCCTACATCCTTGGTCATACAACCAACCTCAACAATCCCATCTTTAGATCAATTGATCCAATTTGTCTTCCCATCTTTTCACATTGACACATTAAACCCACTCTCTTTGACTGACTCAACCATTCTAACCCCCAAAAATGAAGCCGTAGATGAAATCAATGAGATAATGCTTTCGAAATTCCCAGGGAAAGAGCACACCTACTTAAGATTTGATGAAACAACTGATCCAACTCAACAAGGACTCTACATTGATTTCTTAAATTCCATCACACCACCAGGAATGCCATGCCACTGTCTCCGACTAAAAGAGAATAGCCCAATTCTATTACTGAGGAACATAAATCCATCCCAAGGGCTATGCAACGGCACAAGATTGATATGCAAAGAATTTACAAGCCATTTGATTACTGCTCAGATAGCAGTAGGAGAAAGGAAAGGTACTACGGTATTCATACCAAGGATCCCTCTACGACCAAATGATATCCAGCATTACCCAGTACCATTCACATGTCGCCAATTCCAG GTCCAGATGGCCCCAAGCATTCTGCCACTAAGCAATGTCAACCTCACAACCTCAAACTATGTAGTTCAAGCCATGGTAATCGAAAAGAACATTCCAAGGATGTCAACCTCGAGCAATTCGCAATATCAAAGGATAATTTTGCAGGATAAAGAG CTTCCTGATCTTCACCCTACGGACCTTGCTTACCTGACTTGCTACATTTGTTCATCA AGCTATCATACAAATGGTTCCAAATAG
- the LOC131327108 gene encoding replication protein A 70 kDa DNA-binding subunit B-like, which translates to MQATIFGYNIRILQNTLKMYHTYCITNAAVGQTSEKFRFLENKYQLAINACTPVGEIEIDGLTLRTLRYNFTPITAISQVRVSDPKIDVQFAILEVGPLKLINDSYVVDVRVVDQGMQPTIISLWDQFSEYEARAMATLPGSFPVVIGLRLKTSTYYGLTLAIRNTSSFIFNLPIPEATALQSWCVVNASKIREFPTTPSQLLLANPTEESDEKITKIANLPVIV; encoded by the exons ATGCAAGCAACCATCTTTGGATACAACATCAGAATTCTGCAAAATACACTGAAAATGTACCATACATATTGCATAACAAATGCTGCTGTCGGCCAGACTTCAGAAAAATTCCGTTTTCTGGAAAACAAGTACCAATTGGCCATCAATGCTTGCACACCAGTTGGAGAGATAGAAATTGACGGCCTCACACTCAGAACATTGAGATACAACTTCACTCCAATCACCGCTATTTCTCAAGTTCGAGTCTCCGATCCAAAAATAG ATGTGCAATTTGCAATTTTAGAAGTTGGACCACTAAAACTTATCAATGATTCATATGTCGTGGATGTCCGAGTAGTTGATCAAGG CATGCAGCCAACAATCATATCACTGTGGGATCAATTTAGTGAATATGAAGCACGTGCAATGGCAACTTTACCAGGATCTTTCCCGGTAGTAATTGGATTGCGCTTGAAAACTTCCACATATTATG GTTTGACACTTGCCATACGGAACACATCAAGTTTCATCTTCAACCTGCCAATACCAGAAGCAACTGCGCTACAATCATG GTGTGTGGTGAATGCCAGCAAGATCAGAGAATTTCCAACAACACCATCACAGCTTCTTCTGGCAAACCCAACTGAAGAATCAGATGAAAAAATCACAAAGATTGCCAACCTTCCGGTGATCGTATAG
- the LOC131327563 gene encoding uncharacterized protein LOC131327563, translating to MACGGAHERINTWKGEFVLQMTSENSSKKDPGWKYCEKVEPHNNTKLKCIFCNEVKNGGVSRIKQHFAGGAKRNTAACRRCPPEIREEMREFIRKRDEAKSQIKSIPDIDDAMNDDDYDLDLDDDIIESNPRSKKSSTHGSTTSASIHSKPKKPRNIGPLDIYYTPEPEVVVENRKAKGKQPKIDENEPYKKILKDRAHQAIARWIYDCGIPLNVVNNDSFAPMIEAIGQYGPGLPPPTYHQMRVPLLKKEVEHVNKLMEEHKKDQEQYGCTLMSDGWTDRKNRTLMNLLVNSPRGTMFLKSMDASGIVKDAEMIYELLDGWVGGAYWRNKRGSSCYG from the exons ATGGCCTGCGGCGGAGCCCACGAGCGTATCAATACTTGGAAGGGGGAATTTGTCCTTCAG ATGACATCTGAAAATTCTAGTAAAAAGGACCCCGGTTGGAAGTATTGCGAAAAGGTTGAGCCACACAATAATACCAAGTTGAAATGTATATTTTGTAACGAAGTGAAAAATGGGGGTGTGTCAAGAATCAAGCAACACTTTGCTGGAGGAGCTAAAAGGAATACGGCGGCATGTCGCCGATGCCCACCTGAGATTAGAGAGGAGATGAGGGAGTTTATACGTAAAAGGGATGAAGCAAAGAGTCAAATTAAGTCTATACCAGATATTGATGATGCAATGAATGATGATGATTATGACTTGGACCTGGATGATGATATTATTGAATCCAATCCCCGTTCTAAGAAATCTTCTACTCACGGAAGCACAACCTCCGCATCTATTCATTCTAAGCCTAAGAAACCAAGAAACATAGGGCCTCTCGACATTTACTACACTCCTGAaccagaggtggtggtggaaaatagAAAAGCCAAGGGCAAACAGCCAAAAATTGATGAGAATGAACCAtataagaaaattttgaaagacCGGGCTCATCAGGCTATTGCAAGGTGGATATATGATTGTGGGATACCTCTAAATGTTGTGAACAATGATAGTTTTGCGCCAATGATAGAGGCTATTGGGCAATACGGTCCGGGTTTGCCCCCACCAACTTATCATCAAATGCGAGTCCCTCTTCTaaaaaaagaggtagaacaTGTTAACAAGTTGATGGAGGAGCACAAAAAAGACCAAGAACAATATGGGTGTACGCTAATGAGCGATGGGTGGACTGATAGGAAAAATAGAACATTGATGAATCTTTTGGTGAATTCTCCGAGGGGGACCATGTTTCTGAAATCTATGGATGCGTCTGGAATTGTAAAGGATGCAGAAAtgatatatgaattgcttgatgGGTGGGTGGGTGGAGCATATTGGAGAAACAAACGTGGTTCAAGTTGTTACGGATAG
- the LOC131327107 gene encoding uncharacterized protein LOC131327107, whose translation MFTSEKWTNSKWAKEQGGKYVEKVMLMASFWRNVLLALKFASPLVKVLRLVDGEVKPPMGYIYEAMDRAKETIANSFNQNKEMYDEVYKIIDKRWESQLHRPLHAAGFYLNPEFFYKNPEACKVPEVIGGLYRCITKLIPNNDTQDLICADLMKYERAEGLFGNPMAIRQRNTRAPVDWWASFGHDTPNLQKFVVKVLSLTCSSSGCERNWSVFEHIHTKKRNRLAQKRLNDLVFVKYNRALKCRYLKRDRIDPISLKDIDESNEWLVGKMEEEAVFEGDDLN comes from the exons ATGTTTACTTCAGAGAAGTGGACCAATAGCAAATGGGCAAAAGAGCAAGGAGGAAAATATGTAGAAAAAGTCATGTTGATGGCCTCATTTTGGAGGAACGTGCTCCTTGCCCTCAAGTTCGCTTCCCCACTTGTTAAGGTACTTAGATTGGTTGATGGAGAAGTCAAGCCTCCAATGGGATACATTTATGAGGCTATGGATCGGGCTAAAGAAACTATTGCAAATTCCTTCAATCAAAATAAGGAGATGTATGATGAGGTCTATAAGATAATCGACAAGAGGTGGGAATCCCAATTGCATCGGCCTTTGCATGCAGCTGGTTTTTACTTAAATcctgaatttttttacaaaaatccaGAGGCTTGCAAAGTTCCAGAAGTCATTGGAGGCCTATACAGATGTATCACAAAGTTGATTCCCAATAATGATACACAAGACCTTATTTGTGCCGACTTGATGAAGTATGAGAGAGCTGAAGGACTCTTCGGTAACCCAATGGCAATAAGGCAAAGAAATACAAGGGCACCAG TTGACTGGTGGGCCTCATTTGGTCATGACACTCCCAACTTGCAAAAATTTGTCGTCAAAGTTCTTAGCCTTACTTGTAGTTCCTCAGGATGTGAGCGTAATTGGAGTGTCTTTGAGCAT attcacacaaaaaaaaggaatagaCTAGCTCAAAAGCGTCTCAATGATTTGGTATTTGTTAAGTACAATAGAGCATTGAAATGTCGATACCTCAAACGTGATCGCATTGATCCTATATCCTTGAAAGATATTGATGAGAGCAATGAATGGTTGGTTGggaagatggaggaagaagctgTGTTTGAGGGTGATGATTTGAATTAG